In Rhipicephalus sanguineus isolate Rsan-2018 chromosome 1, BIME_Rsan_1.4, whole genome shotgun sequence, the DNA window CCGCCGCAGCCATCACATGTCTCCGTAATATAGCACAACCGTACACTGTCACGTAGCAGAGTTCCATATAGGCGTCTCGTTAAGTTCAACTCCAAAGAAAAATGCACGAGCAGGAAGTCGATACTCTTCTCTAAATGCTACTCAAGCCATGCTGTCTGGAAACATAAGAAGCTTCAGCCACTATAGCCAGTCTACAAAAAAGGCTGACAAGCTTGGCAGACCTCGAGGACGCGCAGCACGAGACACTTCCTGGTATGAGTAAGAACAATTCTCTTGCTGTCCCGAATGTTTGAAGCCCCCAAATGAATTAACTAAGCCTGGTTTGGTTAAAAGGTCTGCAGGAATGGGCCTAAAATGGTGCTTACGACGCTTACGCAGGACAGTGTGATCACAGCAGCTACCGCGGACCTCTAAGAAGTCGTCTGAGGTGCCTCGATCACATGTCTCTGGCCGCAGAATTATCGCCTATACTCTGAGCTATTCCATGGCCCTTAAGTGGTCTTCGCCTGTAGCTAGTGGCTTGGGTGTTGATGTGCGTGTCCTGTGCTCTGTCGAGGCACCCACTACGTGAGTGTTCTTGCTGAGGGCGTTGTGCAGTGGGCTACCGAAATGTTCGAAACCCTGGAAGCCCAGAACAGGCCCACCAGTGTCTTCATCGTATGAATAGGCTTGGTAACCACTACTGGGTCCCTGCACATAGTAGGGGACATGGCTAGAGCTGGCCTGGTTATCAGCGTAGACTCCGCCGCGGATTAGCTGGAAGTTTCCGCTACCCAGAGACTCGTAGCCGGCGGAAAATGCGCTCGTGGTCGAGCGTCCGTAGTCGAAGCCGCCGCCGTAGGCCTGCTTGGAGTTTTGTTGCCGGCTGGGGCTGGCGTAGCTCGAGAAGCCTGCTGGAAAAGGCGTGGAAGAGCCGCCATCTAAGAAGGCCGAGTAGGCGAGTTCCTGACCGCCGCCGAATGGGCCCGCTATGGGGATGAAGCCCGTGGCGGCGGCTGTCGTGCTCGACGGCGCTAGTGTTTTGGTAACGGCCCGGCGTATACGTGCACGGGCAACAAAGTTGGCGGGCCTATCATGGTTGCCAATTTTCCAGGCTGTGCCGTCCTTTTTAGTTTGTGGATAACCATCCATACCGCGCCAGTGCGTGGTCGTCAGCGGTGGCTCTACCCCTCTCGAGGCGCGTGGTATCCAGAGAGTCCCTGCTTCCGTATTTCCCTGCGATAGAGCGATAGCTGGTCGCCGAAGTCTGTGGGCGTGTACAAGGCCCTGCTGACCCCGAGTCACTCCACCACCAAGGCCTTCTTCGGTGGACTCCCCCGACGACTCGTTCGGCTCTGATCCGACTGGCCTATCAGGAACCTCGACTGATTCTTGCTTGGAGCCGACTCGCCGACGAGTATAGCGCTCCTCAGAAAGCTCCTGGGATCCGACCCCCAGGACCAAATGCTTGGGCACAAGGACTGCAACATATGAGGCCAGGCGAGGGTAACGGGAACGCGGCTCCCCTGCAACAGGAAAAGTCTCGGTCATTCACGTGTCTAAAGGCACCTACTCTACTTTCGTATTGTTCTACAGTTCTTGAGCATGGCACACTCTTGTGCCTGAGTGCGTTCATACCGCATCGTCAAATTTGAGACACACAGAATGGATGGTgggcaccagtggcgtagccagggggggtgctGGGGGTTCAAGCACCATCCCCCaaatatttcaattttgcatgtgtatgtatacgcgcacacatacaaacacacacgaacatacataaagaatggttgaatcccccctccCCCGACAAATATCTCTGGCTTCGCTATGTTGGGCGCGCAGGCACAAACGTGTGCAGATGCTTTATTCATGTTCGGAATtcggcaagaaagttgacattcAGCGCGCAAATTATTCGTGAAGGAAGCATTGACAAGGAGGGCAACAAATACTCATAATTGAAGATGTAAACAGTTATCATGGCAGCGATAGAGAATTGTGGCCAAGTTTAACAGCAGCAATACTTTCCAAGCTCAGAACTAACAGCTGACAGTTTAAAGCAAGCCGCAAAGAATAAATACAGAAATTTCGTCTATGTGCACAGCCTCATACTATAAGGATAGGCAAGTTCTTTAAGGTAAATATCTTTTCGCGTCAATCAGACAGAGGCACAGAGGTACCACAATAAAGCGTAAATGTCCTGTAATTATGTGCAGAGACTCAACGTTTTCAAATTATCTTAGGTCGTTAAATGTACGTCTCGTAAAGGCATGTGCTCTTTCAAAAATTGTACTGGCGATTGCATGACTGATAATGAACAAAAAATAGGTGCAATGAAGACGAGTCCTTTAAGTGTTTCAGTACGGTGCCATAGGTCATCGGACACCGAGTTCCGATGACTTCAAATCTCCCTCTAAATGTAAAATCAGCGCCTTACAAACCACAAACGCCATCTGGCCTACTCATTAACTGGCTCTTTCAGTTTCAATTAGTTTGTATGCATTTTGCGTTCTCCAACCGTGCTGCAGGCGAAAATTGAACCGAAGGTTGTTTAGAGTTGCGCGAGAGACTGGCGTCGCGGGCGGCGCGCCCCTTATGTGCTGAATGCTGCTGTGAGGACTTGGGCCGCTTCTGCTGCGGACTTTTTCAATCCCGGCAGTGGTGATGACTCGAGTAAGGACGGGGGATCATCTATTTTGAGTTCCGGAAAAGACGCGCCAGCTCTGATGTCTCAGCTTCAAGAAGCGCTCCCATGTCACTTTCGTTTTCGACTTTGCGCTCGATATATAAAACGTGCTCTGTATTTGAGGACTGtcgctttatttttgtgtttagaGCCTCGACAAAGTACGCCCAATATATTTCGCCTAATGCACCGCGTCGTGTGATGTTTTCTCGCACGAGACAACCTGGTGCCCATGGATTGACATGCCTCGGAGCTGATGAGCGCTAGATTTGTTACGTTTATTTTATTGCAGAAATTGCCAAGACTGTGTTTGATAACACTGACATATACTCCTTGATGAATATTTTGGATAGAAATCCTCTCAGCCTCAGATACCTACTCTTAGCGTGACAGCTCCTGCGAGGAAGTAACTCCCACTAGAGGTACTGAAACTTATTGGGATGACAATCTACATGAGTGTTGAAGTGTCGCGACTGCACCTACACTGGCGGACAACCGGGATATCAACCGCgatcgctacaacttgcaccgtcacgcgcgccaactggatgacgcgggccaagaaaccaccgccaacttatcggcctaccgctgcagtggagccggcgagtcgctgccgcagctgatttcgttcactCAAACCACAGCTGAGAGTAGCATGTttgctgcgcgcgaatgcgctaatcacgtggttctttttgcagcttggaaaaaatggtatgcgtgagactttcttcatcgcaaataatgcaatgggggtttctgaagacgctctcgaacttttcaACTCGCCTTTCTTGCCCAAAAGTCAATTTTAACTATTTAATTCATTAATCCTAAATAACAAATTAATCAATTCCGAAACACAAAATCATCTGTGGTGCGCAAGGCGGCTGTCAGGAAttcgcaactgatttcactcgc includes these proteins:
- the LOC119383481 gene encoding uncharacterized protein LOC119383481; the protein is MNVVVNLSESGEPRSRYPRLASYVAVLVPKHLVLGVGSQELSEERYTRRRVGSKQESVEVPDRPVGSEPNESSGESTEEGLGGGVTRGQQGLVHAHRLRRPAIALSQGNTEAGTLWIPRASRGVEPPLTTTHWRGMDGYPQTKKDGTAWKIGNHDRPANFVARARIRRAVTKTLAPSSTTAAATGFIPIAGPFGGGQELAYSAFLDGGSSTPFPAGFSSYASPSRQQNSKQAYGGGFDYGRSTTSAFSAGYESLGSGNFQLIRGGVYADNQASSSHVPYYVQGPSSGYQAYSYDEDTGGPVLGFQGFEHFGSPLHNALSKNTHVVGASTEHRTRTSTPKPLATGEDHLRAME